A part of Amycolatopsis lurida genomic DNA contains:
- a CDS encoding leucyl aminopeptidase family protein — protein sequence MRNPLPPVPGKLLELEVSDDLRRGTPLATLIAAPSEEDGDAGLAEIGGVRPTGRAGDVQTVPTGGVRWLAGVGDGEPKQYRKAGAALVRAVSSALEEDVKAGKKAFRAFAVELPEDAGAEHVEELAFGLLLGGYRFTVTAEDPKPSLRTVRLITRHEVDLERVRELAAAAAFARDLANTPSNVKTPAWLADTAARVAGGIPNLTVTARDEKWLAEQGFGGVLAVGGGSAAPPRLIELEYRPRGATTHLLLVGKGITFDTGGLSIKPADGMHLMRTDMAGGAAIIAAVRAIAALRLPVKVTGLVPAAENHVSGSSYRPGDIVRHYGGKTTEVGNTDAEGRMVLADALVYGIKKHKPDAVIDAATLTGAMKVSLGVRTGGVFATEDALAERITKAGERVGEAWWRMPLLEDLAETVQGSLGDVRQAPGGPGGIVAALFLREFVGDVPWAHLDIAGPARADKTYADVVPGATGFAARTLVELVASYA from the coding sequence GTGCGTAACCCGCTACCCCCCGTTCCGGGGAAGCTGCTCGAACTCGAGGTCTCGGACGACCTACGGCGCGGTACGCCGCTGGCCACGCTGATCGCCGCGCCGTCCGAAGAGGACGGTGACGCCGGACTCGCGGAGATCGGCGGCGTGCGGCCGACCGGCAGGGCCGGTGACGTGCAGACCGTGCCGACCGGCGGCGTCCGCTGGCTGGCGGGTGTCGGCGACGGTGAGCCGAAGCAGTACCGCAAGGCCGGTGCCGCTCTGGTCCGCGCCGTTTCGTCGGCGCTGGAAGAAGACGTCAAGGCGGGGAAGAAGGCGTTCCGCGCCTTCGCCGTCGAACTGCCCGAAGACGCGGGCGCCGAGCACGTCGAGGAACTGGCGTTCGGGCTGCTGCTCGGCGGTTACCGGTTCACGGTGACGGCCGAGGACCCGAAGCCGAGCCTGCGGACCGTGCGCTTGATCACACGTCACGAAGTCGATTTGGAGCGGGTCCGCGAACTCGCCGCGGCCGCCGCGTTCGCGCGCGATCTGGCGAACACGCCGTCGAACGTCAAGACCCCCGCTTGGCTCGCCGACACGGCCGCCCGGGTCGCCGGTGGCATCCCGAACCTGACCGTGACGGCGCGGGACGAGAAGTGGCTGGCCGAGCAGGGCTTCGGCGGCGTGCTCGCCGTCGGCGGCGGGTCGGCCGCGCCGCCGCGGCTCATCGAGCTGGAATACCGGCCGCGCGGGGCGACGACGCATCTGCTGCTCGTCGGCAAGGGCATCACCTTCGACACCGGTGGTCTTTCGATCAAACCGGCTGACGGCATGCACCTCATGCGCACCGACATGGCGGGCGGCGCGGCGATCATCGCCGCGGTCCGCGCGATCGCGGCGCTGCGCCTGCCGGTGAAGGTGACCGGGCTGGTGCCCGCCGCCGAAAACCACGTGTCCGGCTCGTCGTACCGGCCCGGCGACATCGTCCGGCACTACGGCGGCAAGACCACCGAGGTGGGCAACACCGACGCCGAGGGCCGCATGGTCCTGGCCGACGCGCTCGTCTACGGCATCAAGAAGCACAAGCCGGACGCGGTGATCGACGCGGCGACCCTGACCGGCGCCATGAAGGTCTCCCTCGGCGTCCGCACCGGTGGCGTCTTCGCCACCGAAGACGCCCTCGCGGAACGGATCACGAAGGCGGGCGAGCGGGTCGGCGAGGCGTGGTGGCGGATGCCGCTGCTGGAGGATCTGGCCGAGACCGTGCAGGGCTCGCTCGGTGACGTCCGGCAGGCGCCGGGTGGTCCCGGCGGCATCGTCGCGGCGCTGTTCCTGCGGGAGTTCGTCGGCGACGTGCCGTGGGCGCATCTCGACA
- a CDS encoding DUF3117 domain-containing protein, producing the protein MAAMKPRTGDGPLEVTKEGRGLVMRVPLEGGGRLVVELSAEEAKDLGAALQEVTG; encoded by the coding sequence ATGGCGGCCATGAAGCCCCGGACCGGAGATGGTCCCCTCGAAGTGACTAAGGAGGGGCGGGGCCTCGTGATGCGCGTACCACTCGAAGGTGGTGGGCGCCTCGTCGTCGAACTCTCCGCGGAAGAAGCGAAGGATCTCGGCGCGGCCTTGCAGGAGGTCACCGGCTGA
- a CDS encoding enoyl-CoA hydratase/isomerase family protein — protein MTTSDVLLTADADGVRTFTLNRPQAYNSLTVELKELLLAGLTEAAADDSVRAVVLTGSGKAFCAGQDLKEHVGLLQAGDPAPLHTVKEHYNPIVKTIVGMPKPVIAAVNGPAAGAGAAFAYASDLRIAATSANFLMAFANVGLGPDSGASWTLQRLIGLGRAAELMLLARTVDAAEALTLGLVSEVVPDEELAARAQKVAAKLAAGPTVAYAKIKNVLSVAAESSLETALAAEDEAQTALGATADHTEAVEAFVGKRKPNFQGK, from the coding sequence GTGACCACATCCGACGTTCTGCTGACCGCCGACGCCGATGGCGTGCGCACCTTCACGCTGAACCGGCCGCAGGCGTACAACTCGCTGACCGTCGAACTCAAGGAACTGCTGCTGGCGGGCCTGACCGAGGCCGCGGCCGACGACAGTGTCCGCGCGGTCGTGCTGACCGGTTCGGGCAAGGCGTTCTGCGCCGGGCAGGACCTGAAAGAGCATGTCGGGCTGCTGCAGGCGGGTGACCCCGCGCCGCTACACACGGTCAAGGAGCACTACAACCCGATCGTCAAGACCATCGTCGGGATGCCGAAGCCGGTCATCGCGGCGGTGAACGGCCCGGCGGCCGGCGCGGGCGCTGCCTTCGCGTACGCGAGCGACCTCCGGATCGCGGCGACGTCGGCGAACTTCCTGATGGCGTTCGCGAACGTCGGCCTCGGCCCGGACTCGGGCGCGTCGTGGACGTTGCAGCGGCTGATCGGTCTCGGCCGCGCGGCCGAGCTGATGCTGCTGGCGCGCACGGTCGACGCCGCCGAAGCGCTGACACTGGGACTGGTCAGCGAAGTCGTTCCGGACGAGGAACTGGCCGCCCGCGCGCAGAAGGTCGCCGCGAAGCTCGCGGCCGGCCCGACGGTCGCGTACGCGAAGATCAAGAACGTCCTGTCCGTCGCCGCCGAGTCGTCCCTCGAAACCGCGCTGGCGGCCGAGGACGAGGCCCAGACCGCGCTCGGCGCGACCGCCGACCACACCGAGGCCGTCGAGGCCTTCGTGGGCAAGCGCAAGCCGAACTTCCAGGGCAAGTAG
- a CDS encoding DNA-3-methyladenine glycosylase I: MAEAGLLGADGIKRCSWGNSAPDYVEYHDTEWGVPLHGDEELYERLCLESFQSGLSWITILRKRESFRKAFAGFVPEKVAVFTDDDVARLMEDASIVRNRAKILAAINNARAIEELDGSLDDLLWSFAPSSHTRPRRMADVPAITDESKAMAKELKKRGFVFLGPTTCYALMQATGMVDDHVKDCFRAA; this comes from the coding sequence TTGGCTGAGGCGGGTCTGCTGGGCGCGGACGGGATCAAGCGGTGTTCGTGGGGCAACTCGGCCCCGGACTACGTCGAGTACCACGACACCGAATGGGGCGTCCCGCTCCACGGCGACGAAGAACTGTACGAACGCTTGTGTCTGGAGTCGTTCCAGTCCGGGCTTTCGTGGATCACGATCCTGCGGAAACGGGAGTCGTTCCGGAAGGCGTTCGCCGGATTCGTGCCGGAGAAGGTCGCCGTCTTCACCGACGATGACGTCGCTCGTCTCATGGAGGACGCGTCGATCGTGCGGAACCGGGCGAAGATCCTGGCGGCGATCAACAACGCGCGGGCGATCGAGGAACTGGACGGTTCGCTGGACGACCTGCTGTGGTCGTTCGCGCCTTCTTCGCACACCCGGCCGCGGCGGATGGCCGACGTTCCGGCGATCACCGACGAGTCGAAGGCGATGGCGAAGGAACTCAAGAAGCGCGGCTTCGTGTTCCTCGGGCCGACCACCTGTTACGCGCTGATGCAGGCGACGGGGATGGTCGACGACCACGTGAAGGACTGCTTCCGGGCCGCTTAG
- a CDS encoding SRPBCC family protein: MTDVVVSVDVAVPAGTAWLALTDWERQGEWMLGTEVEVVEGNGRSVGSKLSAFTGVAGIGFTDTMEITGWEPPLRCVVRHTGKIVQGTGVFQVIEKGPHASTFVWAEHLRPPFGVVGRLGWPVAKPGFELGLRLCLQRFVKYAEGYRVG; this comes from the coding sequence GTGACCGATGTCGTCGTCTCCGTCGACGTCGCGGTACCGGCCGGGACGGCTTGGCTCGCCCTGACCGATTGGGAACGCCAGGGCGAATGGATGCTCGGCACCGAGGTCGAGGTCGTCGAAGGCAACGGGCGTAGCGTGGGTTCGAAACTGTCGGCGTTCACCGGGGTGGCCGGGATCGGCTTCACCGACACCATGGAGATCACCGGCTGGGAGCCGCCGCTTCGTTGCGTCGTGCGGCATACCGGCAAGATCGTGCAGGGCACCGGGGTGTTCCAGGTGATCGAGAAGGGGCCGCACGCGTCGACGTTCGTCTGGGCGGAGCATCTGCGGCCGCCGTTCGGCGTCGTCGGGCGGCTCGGCTGGCCGGTCGCCAAGCCGGGTTTCGAACTGGGGCTGCGGCTGTGCCTGCAGAGATTCGTGAAGTACGCGGAGGGGTACCGGGTTGGCTGA
- a CDS encoding DivIVA domain-containing protein codes for MTTALIYLVVMLLVAAVVFLLAAVVFGRGEELAPLPPGSSPTRLPAEDITAEDVHAVRYQMVLRGYKMSEVDWVMRRLGVEIEELRAKVAELEAEREDAR; via the coding sequence GTGACGACCGCCCTGATCTATCTCGTAGTCATGCTGCTGGTGGCCGCGGTGGTGTTCTTGCTGGCCGCCGTGGTGTTCGGCCGGGGTGAGGAACTGGCCCCGCTGCCGCCCGGCAGCTCGCCGACCAGGCTGCCCGCAGAGGACATCACCGCCGAGGACGTCCACGCCGTCCGCTACCAGATGGTGCTGCGCGGCTACAAGATGTCCGAAGTGGACTGGGTGATGCGGCGGCTCGGCGTCGAGATCGAGGAGCTGCGCGCCAAGGTGGCCGAACTGGAGGCCGAGCGCGAGGACGCCAGGTGA
- a CDS encoding permease prefix domain 1-containing protein encodes MTVIEAYLGELRTRLDGPASAKRDLLREARDGLNDAADAYRDGGWSEHEAQRRAVADFGPVHLIARDYQAELGMHSGTRTLWKLILGVPLMQLAWELARKWTFGDWSQLAPTPGWYKYIAQFTHGSVFIVPVLGVFALVSMRWLSRRMDGARLVKTAGVLIGEAVGLNLLSVALLVIATGFIDASRLFLSVPCGILMVLWIVVSVRLALLARRSWRSCATIVA; translated from the coding sequence ATGACGGTGATCGAGGCCTATCTCGGGGAGCTGCGCACGCGGCTGGACGGCCCGGCGTCGGCGAAGCGGGACCTGCTGCGTGAAGCGCGGGACGGGCTCAACGACGCGGCGGACGCCTACCGCGACGGCGGCTGGAGCGAGCACGAGGCACAGCGGCGCGCCGTCGCCGATTTCGGGCCGGTGCACCTGATCGCCCGGGACTACCAGGCCGAACTGGGCATGCACAGCGGCACCCGCACCCTCTGGAAGCTGATCCTCGGCGTACCGCTGATGCAGCTCGCCTGGGAGCTCGCCCGCAAGTGGACCTTCGGCGACTGGTCGCAGCTCGCGCCGACGCCGGGTTGGTACAAGTACATCGCCCAGTTCACCCACGGTTCGGTCTTCATCGTCCCGGTGCTGGGCGTGTTCGCTCTCGTCTCCATGCGCTGGCTGTCCCGGCGGATGGACGGTGCGCGGCTGGTCAAGACCGCCGGCGTGCTGATCGGTGAGGCCGTCGGGCTGAACCTGCTTTCGGTGGCGCTGCTGGTGATCGCCACCGGGTTCATCGACGCGTCGAGACTGTTCCTGTCCGTGCCGTGCGGGATCCTCATGGTGCTCTGGATCGTGGTCAGCGTGCGACTCGCGTTGCTGGCGCGACGATCCTGGCGTTCGTGTGCCACGATCGTCGCGTGA
- a CDS encoding permease prefix domain 1-containing protein, which yields MNPIEACIGELDARLSGPRSAKADLLAEARDGLVDAADAYRAGGADESEAERRAVADFGPVDLIARDYQAELGLRRDIRVLWELIAGVPLLILAWDLARAFADWSGLGATPSWYHRAIGVADTLAALSPAVAVAGLLAARLLSRRAAGPPVARAVSWTLAAAVGLNLVAVATYGGATGLMEPARMLVSVPCAVLSGTWILFSMRLAVAARSWRTTA from the coding sequence ATGAACCCGATCGAGGCCTGCATCGGCGAACTCGACGCCCGCCTGTCCGGGCCGCGGTCGGCGAAAGCCGATCTGCTCGCCGAAGCGAGGGACGGTCTGGTCGACGCGGCCGACGCCTACCGCGCGGGCGGTGCGGACGAGTCGGAAGCCGAACGTCGTGCCGTCGCCGATTTCGGCCCCGTCGACCTGATCGCCCGCGACTACCAGGCGGAACTGGGGCTGCGGCGCGACATCCGCGTGCTGTGGGAGCTGATCGCCGGTGTCCCGCTCCTGATCCTCGCCTGGGATCTGGCGCGGGCCTTCGCCGACTGGTCGGGGCTCGGTGCTACGCCGTCCTGGTACCACCGCGCGATCGGTGTGGCCGACACGCTGGCGGCGCTGTCCCCGGCCGTCGCGGTCGCCGGGCTGCTCGCGGCACGGCTGCTTTCGCGGCGGGCGGCCGGTCCGCCGGTCGCGCGCGCGGTCTCGTGGACGCTGGCCGCGGCCGTGGGGTTGAACCTGGTCGCGGTCGCGACGTACGGCGGCGCGACCGGGCTGATGGAACCCGCCCGCATGCTCGTCAGCGTGCCGTGCGCGGTCCTGTCCGGAACCTGGATCTTGTTCAGCATGCGGCTGGCGGTCGCCGCGCGGAGTTGGAGAACCACGGCATGA
- a CDS encoding permease prefix domain 1-containing protein — translation MSEIEAYIGDLGRRLRGPARAKIDLLTEARDGLVDAAEAYREGGIGEAEAERRAVADFGPVAVIARDYQAELALRGDIGTLWKVIVGVPLIQVSWELARIWTYGDWSRSGKPNPEWFTAVIEIFGVLVLVPAVIGAVSLFGARRLGRRLDSVSLGKVTRWTVGAVAGTNLLALLLLTVSTAVLDPSRMNVSLVCNLVALGWVAFSFWLLSPAFRPRPALAA, via the coding sequence ATGAGCGAGATCGAGGCTTACATCGGTGACCTGGGCAGACGGTTGCGCGGGCCGGCGAGAGCGAAGATCGATCTGCTCACCGAGGCGAGGGATGGTCTGGTCGACGCGGCCGAGGCGTATCGCGAGGGCGGGATCGGCGAGGCGGAAGCCGAACGCCGGGCGGTCGCCGACTTCGGCCCGGTCGCCGTGATCGCGCGTGACTATCAGGCGGAGCTGGCGTTGCGCGGCGACATCGGCACGTTGTGGAAGGTCATCGTCGGTGTGCCGCTGATCCAGGTGAGCTGGGAGCTGGCGCGGATCTGGACCTATGGCGATTGGAGCCGTTCGGGGAAGCCGAACCCGGAGTGGTTCACGGCCGTCATCGAGATCTTCGGCGTCCTGGTCCTCGTTCCGGCCGTGATCGGCGCGGTGTCGCTTTTCGGGGCCCGGCGGCTGGGGCGCAGGCTCGACAGCGTGAGCCTGGGGAAGGTGACGCGGTGGACGGTGGGTGCCGTGGCGGGCACGAACCTGCTGGCGCTGCTGCTGCTCACCGTGAGCACAGCGGTCCTCGATCCGTCGAGGATGAACGTGAGCCTCGTGTGCAACCTGGTGGCGCTCGGCTGGGTCGCCTTCAGTTTCTGGCTGCTCTCACCGGCTTTCCGGCCCCGGCCCGCGCTCGCCGCATGA
- a CDS encoding helix-turn-helix transcriptional regulator yields the protein MKADSLRGHLDALLLAVLDGRKLHGYAIIEALQLRSDGALDLPTGTVYPALRRLERAGFLASEWDVVSGRKRRTYKLTRSGQKALAAERAEWQEFTTVIGGVLGGSTA from the coding sequence ATGAAGGCCGACAGTCTGCGCGGGCACCTCGACGCGCTGCTCCTCGCCGTCCTCGACGGCCGGAAGCTGCACGGGTACGCCATCATCGAGGCGCTCCAGCTCCGCAGTGACGGTGCGCTCGACCTGCCGACGGGCACCGTCTACCCGGCGCTTCGCCGGTTGGAGCGCGCCGGATTCCTCGCCAGCGAATGGGACGTCGTGTCCGGCCGCAAACGTCGTACGTACAAGCTCACGCGCTCAGGGCAGAAGGCGCTGGCCGCGGAACGGGCGGAGTGGCAGGAGTTCACCACCGTGATCGGTGGTGTCCTCGGGGGGAGCACGGCATGA
- a CDS encoding cytochrome ubiquinol oxidase subunit I has product MDALPIARLQFATTTSFHFLFVLLTLGLVTLVAVMQTRSAFGGKPELTRMTRFWGKLYVINYALGIVTGIVMEFQFGLTWTGLSAVAGDVFGAPLAIETLVAFFAESTFLGLWIFGWGRLNKWVHLTLIWLVTLTAYASALFIMVANSFLQNPVGTHAENGVLELDDFGALFTNPALTMSLPHVLSAALMTGGFFVVGVSAYHFIKRTMEVEFFRRSMRIGVLASLAGSTLVIGFGFGQFGPLGEYHGDKLESPDPLVGASLGFMIQIGFIAFLASILGTLLLFRNWITKVRPLLYVMVLAIPLPFVAAILGWLVREIGRQPWLIRGQLTTADAVAAIPAGQILFSFIAFTLLFLVLAIADWVLMSRVAKRGPDASEEAAVPRAELPVLSGV; this is encoded by the coding sequence ATGGACGCACTCCCGATCGCGAGACTCCAGTTCGCGACGACGACCTCGTTCCACTTCCTGTTCGTGCTGCTCACACTGGGGCTCGTGACACTCGTCGCGGTGATGCAGACACGCTCCGCGTTCGGCGGAAAGCCGGAACTCACGCGGATGACTCGCTTCTGGGGCAAGCTTTACGTGATCAATTACGCGCTGGGAATCGTCACCGGAATCGTGATGGAATTCCAGTTCGGACTCACCTGGACCGGCCTGTCCGCGGTCGCGGGCGACGTCTTCGGCGCACCCCTGGCCATCGAGACGCTGGTGGCCTTCTTCGCCGAATCGACCTTCCTCGGCCTGTGGATCTTCGGCTGGGGACGGCTGAACAAATGGGTCCACCTGACGCTGATCTGGCTGGTCACGCTGACCGCGTACGCCTCGGCGCTGTTCATCATGGTGGCCAACTCGTTCCTGCAGAACCCGGTCGGCACGCACGCCGAGAACGGCGTGCTGGAACTCGACGATTTCGGCGCGCTGTTCACCAACCCGGCGCTGACGATGTCGCTGCCGCACGTGCTGAGTGCGGCGTTGATGACCGGCGGCTTCTTCGTCGTCGGCGTCAGCGCGTACCACTTCATCAAGCGCACCATGGAGGTCGAGTTCTTCCGGCGCTCGATGCGGATCGGCGTGCTCGCCTCGCTGGCCGGAAGCACGCTGGTGATCGGCTTCGGCTTCGGCCAGTTCGGTCCACTGGGCGAGTACCACGGCGACAAGCTGGAGTCGCCGGATCCGCTGGTCGGCGCCTCGCTGGGCTTCATGATCCAGATCGGCTTCATCGCCTTCCTCGCCTCCATCCTCGGCACGCTGCTCCTGTTCCGGAACTGGATCACCAAGGTGCGGCCGCTGCTGTACGTGATGGTTCTGGCCATCCCGCTGCCGTTCGTCGCGGCGATCCTCGGCTGGCTGGTGCGCGAGATCGGCCGTCAGCCGTGGCTGATCCGCGGGCAGCTGACCACCGCCGACGCCGTCGCGGCGATCCCGGCGGGGCAGATCCTGTTCTCCTTCATCGCTTTCACGCTGTTGTTCCTGGTGCTCGCGATCGCCGACTGGGTGCTGATGTCACGGGTCGCGAAACGCGGCCCGGACGCGAGCGAAGAGGCGGCCGTGCCCCGTGCCGAACTTCCCGTCCTGAGCGGAGTCTGA
- a CDS encoding cytochrome d ubiquinol oxidase subunit II, producing the protein MVILWWCVLGFLTAGYFALAGYDYGVGMLLGRLGRDEAGRRRVLGAFGPFFLANEVWLVAAVGVLFGAFPHLEGKVFAGAYIPVVTLLLGLVTFTAAVQLRSRRPDARRGAWTLAITVGAWVTAVSWGVFLGNLVLGLPLDAAGKPSGDVLAVFSPYALLWGAGFVALFALQGAAFLAVRAPAEFTAHANRIAKALLAPALAFLVVAVVWGAVETSASWSVLPAIVLAFGALGVAAAALRAGRHKTALVATMTLSASPVVAVGTARLPDALVSSVDGGFSLSLTEAATSTEMLGLLTFVLPPALVAIAAVQWVTWRRHDTRVDQRSLLHF; encoded by the coding sequence ATGGTGATCCTCTGGTGGTGCGTGCTCGGTTTCCTGACCGCCGGCTATTTCGCGCTGGCCGGCTACGACTACGGCGTCGGCATGCTGCTCGGCAGGCTGGGCCGTGACGAGGCAGGGCGGCGGCGCGTGCTCGGCGCCTTCGGCCCGTTCTTCCTGGCCAACGAGGTGTGGCTGGTCGCCGCGGTCGGCGTCCTGTTCGGCGCTTTCCCCCATCTGGAAGGAAAAGTGTTCGCCGGGGCGTACATCCCGGTGGTGACCCTGCTGCTCGGGCTGGTCACGTTCACCGCGGCGGTGCAGCTGCGCAGCAGGCGGCCGGACGCGCGCCGCGGCGCCTGGACACTGGCGATCACCGTCGGCGCGTGGGTGACGGCGGTGTCCTGGGGCGTGTTCCTCGGCAACCTCGTCCTCGGGCTCCCGCTCGACGCGGCCGGTAAACCGTCCGGCGACGTCCTCGCGGTGTTCAGCCCGTACGCGCTGCTCTGGGGCGCGGGGTTCGTCGCGCTGTTCGCCTTGCAGGGAGCGGCTTTCCTCGCCGTGCGGGCACCGGCGGAGTTCACCGCCCACGCGAACCGGATCGCCAAGGCGCTGCTCGCGCCGGCGCTCGCGTTCCTGGTCGTGGCGGTCGTCTGGGGTGCCGTCGAAACCTCCGCGTCGTGGTCCGTGCTGCCCGCGATCGTGCTGGCGTTCGGCGCGCTGGGCGTCGCGGCCGCGGCTCTGCGCGCCGGGCGGCACAAGACGGCACTGGTCGCCACGATGACGCTGTCGGCGTCACCGGTGGTCGCCGTCGGGACCGCGCGCCTGCCCGACGCGCTGGTGTCCTCTGTGGACGGAGGTTTCTCGTTGAGTCTGACGGAAGCGGCCACCAGTACCGAGATGCTCGGCCTGCTCACCTTCGTCCTGCCTCCCGCGCTCGTGGCGATCGCCGCCGTGCAGTGGGTGACGTGGCGCAGGCACGACACCCGCGTCGACCAGCGCTCGCTGCTGCACTTCTAG
- the cydD gene encoding thiol reductant ABC exporter subunit CydD, whose protein sequence is MPPLPGLRRHFGVLAVLGTLTAAAILVQADGLATLLTGGGVTWTLVAAIAVRALLAGVQGSVGGRFAAKVKGGLRKRLLGAEAENPGAVATLVTKGIDASDAYLTGYLPTVVLSAIVPVAVLVRLFAADLSSALIILATLPLIPVFAILVGQHTKAKTAKQWSLLSKLGGHFLDVVRGLGTLKVFGRAEAQVKTVRAMADAHTDATMRTLRVAFLSALVLELVATLSVALVAVPIGFRLLEGGMVVHTAVLVLLLAPEAYLPLRAAGAKFHASAEGLATLREALAVRSEDVVRGSRVARRGAPRIVLEKVSVAYGGETVLSEVDMTIEAGEHVALVGPSGSGKSTLLAVLLGFVTPTSGRVLVDGVDLGDLDPAVWRAGAAWVPQRPTLFTGTVEENIAMGQVPDVQAAARAAAFDEVVRGLPDGYRTRVGELGAPLSAGQRQRLGLARALARTEAGLALLDEPTARLDAATEAAVLGATRELLTGRTAVLVAHRPAMAALATRVLEVHDGTVRAVGGAEDAPRAVTERVNPPRPKVPLSRWQDATSASAR, encoded by the coding sequence ATGCCTCCCCTTCCCGGACTGCGCCGCCATTTCGGCGTACTGGCCGTCCTCGGCACGCTGACCGCCGCGGCGATCCTCGTCCAGGCCGACGGCCTCGCGACGCTGCTCACCGGCGGCGGCGTGACCTGGACGCTCGTGGCCGCCATCGCGGTACGGGCTTTGCTCGCGGGTGTCCAGGGCTCCGTCGGTGGCCGGTTCGCGGCGAAGGTCAAGGGCGGGCTGCGCAAACGGCTGCTCGGCGCGGAAGCGGAGAATCCCGGCGCGGTCGCGACCCTGGTGACCAAGGGGATCGACGCGAGCGACGCCTATCTGACCGGATATCTGCCGACGGTGGTGCTGTCGGCGATCGTGCCGGTCGCGGTGCTCGTCCGGCTGTTCGCCGCGGATCTGTCGTCGGCGCTGATCATCCTCGCGACACTGCCGCTGATCCCGGTGTTCGCGATCCTCGTCGGGCAGCACACGAAGGCGAAGACCGCCAAGCAGTGGTCGCTGCTTTCCAAGCTGGGCGGGCATTTCCTCGACGTCGTGCGCGGCCTCGGCACGCTCAAGGTGTTCGGCCGCGCCGAAGCGCAGGTGAAGACCGTGCGGGCGATGGCGGACGCGCACACCGACGCGACGATGCGCACGCTGCGGGTCGCGTTCCTGTCCGCGCTGGTACTGGAACTGGTGGCGACGCTATCGGTGGCGCTGGTCGCGGTGCCGATCGGCTTCCGGCTGCTCGAAGGCGGCATGGTCGTGCACACGGCGGTGCTGGTCCTGCTGCTCGCTCCCGAGGCGTACCTGCCGCTGCGGGCGGCCGGGGCGAAGTTCCACGCCAGCGCGGAAGGGCTCGCCACGCTGCGCGAGGCACTGGCCGTCCGCTCGGAGGACGTCGTCCGGGGTTCGCGGGTGGCCCGCCGCGGGGCGCCGCGGATCGTACTGGAGAAGGTGAGCGTCGCGTACGGCGGTGAGACCGTGTTGTCCGAAGTGGACATGACGATCGAGGCGGGCGAGCACGTCGCGCTCGTCGGTCCCAGTGGTTCCGGGAAGAGCACGCTGCTGGCGGTCCTGTTGGGTTTCGTGACGCCGACGTCCGGCCGGGTCCTGGTCGACGGTGTCGATCTGGGCGATCTGGATCCGGCCGTGTGGCGGGCGGGGGCGGCGTGGGTGCCGCAGCGGCCGACGTTGTTCACCGGGACCGTCGAGGAGAACATCGCCATGGGCCAGGTGCCGGACGTCCAGGCCGCGGCGCGCGCGGCGGCGTTCGACGAGGTCGTGCGCGGATTGCCCGACGGCTACCGGACGCGGGTCGGCGAACTGGGCGCGCCGCTTTCCGCCGGTCAGCGGCAACGGCTCGGCCTCGCCAGGGCGCTGGCCCGTACCGAGGCGGGCCTGGCGCTGCTCGACGAGCCGACCGCCCGGCTCGACGCGGCGACCGAAGCGGCCGTGCTCGGCGCGACCCGCGAACTGCTCACCGGCCGGACCGCGGTACTCGTGGCCCACCGGCCCGCGATGGCCGCGCTGGCCACTCGCGTCCTCGAAGTCCACGATGGCACCGTACGAGCAGTAGGCGGAGCTGAAGATGCACCTCGGGCGGTGACCGAACGCGTGAACCCGCCACGGCCGAAGGTCCCGCTATCGCGGTGGCAGGACGCCACCTCCGCATCGGCGAGGTGA